A genomic window from Methanobacterium sp. BRmetb2 includes:
- a CDS encoding heat-shock protein Hsp20 yields the protein MPEKDEKKEEIKAKIEEGKDKVEKRKTTAEKMFEDILSNVKEMQQEVEKRVSDYANSIPAKPNMDVIETEESIIIKTDLPGVSKDNININLTEDTIDIQAKFEEESKVSEANFIKKERKYGEARRSMVLPAKIKVKGASAKFDNGILTVELPKVEKAEKFKVNID from the coding sequence ATGCCTGAAAAGGATGAAAAAAAGGAAGAAATAAAAGCCAAAATTGAAGAAGGGAAAGATAAAGTTGAAAAACGTAAAACCACTGCAGAAAAAATGTTTGAAGACATATTAAGCAATGTCAAAGAGATGCAACAAGAAGTTGAAAAAAGAGTGTCAGATTACGCTAACTCAATCCCTGCCAAGCCCAATATGGATGTAATAGAAACTGAAGAGTCTATAATAATTAAAACTGATCTTCCCGGTGTCAGTAAAGATAATATAAATATTAACCTCACTGAAGATACCATTGATATCCAGGCCAAATTTGAAGAAGAAAGTAAAGTTTCAGAGGCTAATTTTATAAAGAAAGAGAGAAAATACGGTGAAGCTCGAAGATCTATGGTTTTACCTGCAAAAATAAAAGTTAAAGGCGCTTCTGCCAAATTTGATAACGGTATTTTAACTGTAGAACTCCCAAAAGTAGAAAAAGCAGAAAAATTCAAAGTAAACATAGATTAA
- a CDS encoding GTP-binding protein produces the protein MFIPTIPTAEEILDKAFGRAKKAANKVRTSKIPRNLKSKKIEEARVKTASQNIQETYNNILEKVPNIESLHMFYQDYIDVVVGVDQMKKSLGALNWAVGIIAKLENEYVFKIRRSGPENSSRIRKEAFGRISSVIHRIDDDLEFLDYAKVRLKNTPTIDFDAVTVVIAGFPNVGKSTLLRRLTSAEPKVADYPFTTQGIQIGHFEKKWIKYQIIDTPGLLDRPVRDMNPIELRAMVALEYLAEVILYIFDASETCGYSLESQYKLYEEINRLYDTPMICIFNKIDLAENVKYLDEYINKVDDPLLLTATEGVGVTDLIKRLEEFDGGKRY, from the coding sequence GTTCGTACATCTAAAATACCTAGAAATTTAAAATCTAAAAAAATTGAAGAAGCCAGAGTTAAAACTGCCTCGCAAAATATTCAAGAAACGTATAATAACATTTTAGAGAAGGTTCCCAATATTGAAAGTCTCCATATGTTCTACCAGGATTATATAGATGTTGTTGTAGGGGTGGATCAAATGAAAAAATCCCTCGGAGCATTAAATTGGGCTGTGGGGATTATAGCTAAACTTGAAAATGAGTACGTATTCAAAATTAGAAGATCCGGACCTGAAAATTCTTCTAGAATCCGTAAAGAAGCATTTGGACGTATTTCATCAGTTATACATAGAATAGATGATGATCTTGAGTTTTTGGATTATGCTAAAGTAAGACTTAAAAACACTCCTACCATTGACTTTGACGCAGTAACTGTGGTTATAGCTGGCTTTCCTAACGTGGGAAAATCTACGTTGCTCAGAAGGTTAACTTCAGCAGAACCTAAGGTTGCGGATTATCCATTTACAACTCAAGGCATTCAAATTGGTCATTTTGAAAAAAAATGGATCAAATATCAAATAATTGACACTCCCGGCCTTTTGGACCGGCCAGTAAGGGATATGAATCCTATAGAACTTAGAGCTATGGTGGCATTGGAGTACCTAGCAGAAGTTATTTTATACATCTTTGATGCATCAGAAACCTGTGGATATTCATTGGAAAGTCAATACAAGTTATATGAAGAGATTAATAGACTTTATGATACTCCAATGATATGTATTTTTAATAAAATAGACTTGGCAGAAAATGTTAAGTATCTTGATGAGTATATTAATAAAGTGGATGACCCTCTCCTTTTAACGGCAACAGAGGGTGTTGGAGTAACCGATCTTATAAAAAGGCTGGAGGAATTTGATGGTGGAAAAAGATATTGA